In Acanthochromis polyacanthus isolate Apoly-LR-REF ecotype Palm Island chromosome 18, KAUST_Apoly_ChrSc, whole genome shotgun sequence, the following proteins share a genomic window:
- the clic3 gene encoding chloride intracellular channel protein 3, with translation MAEAPKIELFVKASMDAESVGNCPFCQRLFMILWLKGANFTLTTVDMRRAPDVLKALAPGSQPPFLIYNGEVKTDTNKIEEFLEENLAPPQFPKLCCRYKESMGAGEDIFRKFSGYIKNPNPGLNNMLEKKFLSTLVKLNMYLETPLPHELDKNPDASESSRLYLDGDSLTLADCNLLPKLNIVKVVCKQFRNFDIPSELKGLTRYLKKAYEQDEFRYTCPNDSEILLAYDSVAKYLNK, from the exons atggCTGAGGCCCcaaagattgaactctttgTTAAG GCCAGTATGGATGCTGAGAGTGTGGGGAACTGCCCTTTCTGTCAGCGACTCTTCATGATTCTCTGGTTAAAAGGAGCCAACTTTACTCTCACCACAGTGGACATGAGGAG GGCACCAGATGTGCTAAAGGCTCTGGCTCCAGGCTCTCAGCCTCCTTTCCTCATCTACAACGGTGAGGTCAAAACGGACACAAACAAGATTGAGGAGTTCCTGGAGGAGAACTTAGCTCCACCACA GTTTCCAAAATTGTGCTGTCGATACAAAGAATCTATGGGTGCTGGAGAAGACAtcttcagaaagttctcagGCTATATTAAGAACCCCAACCCTGGGTTAAATAACA TGCTCGAGAAGAAATTTCTATCGACTCTGGTGAAGCTGAACATGTACCTAGAGACGCCTCTTCCTCATGAGCTGGACAAGAACCCCGATGCCAGTGAGTCTTCACGCCTCTACCTGGATGGTGACAGCCTCACTTTGGCAGACTGCAACTTGTTACCCAAACTCAACATTGTCAAG GTGGTGTGTAAGCAGTTCCGTAACTTTGACATCCCTTCAGAGCTGAAAGGTCTGACCCGCTACCTGAAAAAGGCCTACGAACAAGATGAGTTCCGCTACACCTGCCCAAACGACTCAGAGATTCTCCTTGCCTACGACTCTGTGGCCAAGTACCTCAACAAATAG